One Triticum dicoccoides isolate Atlit2015 ecotype Zavitan chromosome 5B, WEW_v2.0, whole genome shotgun sequence genomic window carries:
- the LOC119311448 gene encoding uncharacterized protein LOC119311448 isoform X1, whose product MTTFVDSAAVEREMGDGSRCLDPQLWHACAGGMVQMPPVGSRVYYFPQGHAEHAQGQAGTVDFPPGGRIPALVLCRVAAVMFLADPDTDEVFAKIRLVPARPQDPADTDDAVPAAQEDRPASFAKTLTQADAKNGGGFSVPRYCAQTIFPQLDYSADPPVQTVLAKDVHGVVWKFRHIYRGLPRRHLLTTGWSSFVNQKKLVAGDSIVFMRTENGDLCVGFRRAKKGGVGGSELLRPPSPAAGVNYGGFSMFSRGEEDGINKILMEACGEMKVRVRPEEVAEAANLAASGQPFNVLYYPRASTPEFCVQAAAVRAAMRTQWCPGMRCKMRFEIEDSWRMSWFMGTVSAVQVADPIRWPNSPWRLLQVTWDEPDLLQNFKRVSPWLVELVSNIPAIHLAPFLPPPKKLFVPFYPDLPGDSQFPAHPSESGALVQVQRLTGRDSASLPSKAQVQEDQMDEVMQGQSLMPPELLPLPSAPMSWLSLEHGVTPPLPVDTTANDRFEDGLKKRRPEKFRSQGVQTRQIEKRLEKLHTEAPVCAMADAMFRLPAKLDRLLACHGRTLPRGAEDEIHLIKQDLEKMMVFIQEQDDSGAEDRSMMVKCLTKEVRELSYDMEDSVDQYVHAANSRRGILSPRLKKYKITRRKSKTTTWFSEKLKWRLWMANKIREFSMRSQEALQRYSLFNHLGENGGNAAAISGTGCSTCSISDALFGSWRSTPYEEPIGIDAPMEKLEAWLGKDGEQKLKVVSLVGPGGIGKTTLANELYMRIGGQFECRAFVRTSRKPDVRRLLISMLSQIRPHHTPHNWKLHSLIADIRTHLQDKRYLIVIDDVWASQTWDIINRALPAGNLCSGILITTEVDDVALKCCGFDSKYVLTMKQLGHDDSSKLFFRTVFGPQYECPPELSEVGDSIIRKCAGLPLATVTISSLLVNHMGKTEQWHYVNKSLGYGLKTNPTSEGMKQVLNLSYSNLPQHLKPCVMYLSIYEEDYIIQKDDLVKQWVAEGLIHATEEKDKKGISRSYFDQLISSRMILPVHTNNDDGVLSCTVHRMVLDFVTQKSLEENFVTTVDHCQTTASLADKVRRLSLHFGNAEATPPTNMRLSHVRTLAFFGAFKCLPSIVEFGLLQVLILHLWGDDESISFDLTRISELFRLRYLHVTCNATLQIPQTQMRGLQYLKTLKIDARVSAVPSDIVHLPDLLHLSLPVETNLPNGIGRMTSLCTLGYFDLSVNSIDNVQSLGELTNLQDLRLTCSAVPSSSLKSKMNNMGSILAKLSNLRSVILEPSSILDSGSSSMSISCDSLSSVPSPPVLLQRFEWLPCSCTFSSIPKWFQNLSKLSILKIGVMELASNDVDVLRGFPRLAVLSLYVRAKPAERIVFTKTGFSVLKCFEFRCSVPWLEFEVDAMPSLLKLKLGFDAQVDQHSTIPVGILHLTVLKEICVKIGGAGASDLDKRAAESAWIDAIKMHPARPTFNIQCFDKMFNGKDDNNSEVRKEEVEEDSIEKHGVLQMGTREDAHSRTKIDVQTPATMSASAIGTMTAIDECVTYSQWAKSAISSPQSRWSGSQERSLWDGLLHLESGLQLLKDTLPAMYHIIDEAEWRSHEHHVAKLLPNLKDAVSEAEDFLDEFSWYKMKMQAEGNARHSTFIDFFHSVIQGSFINQVSNVQSRLNHLLGQLKIMRLHGVTKRFDKLVRPETTSFPNEAKLFGRDKELKQLFEFLNVPANSKRRRATTSVNASTSESASNVGNESGILSLPVLPVVGIGGVGKTTLAQHFCSHQQVKSYFTLIVWICVSDDFDLLRLTKEVIQSCTGKEPISNILDFLQRALYEHVRNKRLLIVLDDMWDDALKKNGECWKRFCAPFITVQEGSLVLVTTRCPIVAEGVRTMEPFILEGLKDDTLWDFFKLCMFRSESSNDPELESIGRRILPKLKGSPLAAKTLGRVLSMDLQASHWKSILASELWELKQEKTDILPALRLSYMYLPFYLKKCFAFCAVYPKDYKFEKACLAEIWVAEGLVEPQGDVPIQDVGCQYFEDLVAQSFFQKFSGGYIIPHLLHDMAKKVSEHDCFILRNKSDFDKVPQNVRHLYVLPSGDFDEFNLVRLCNYTKLRTLICKKNLKEKTSFVMDHWCTKLLRMRVVSCAFTNELPDSIGNWKHLRYLEISGACPLKRIPPTLCWLYNLQILYANKCKLESLPSDFGKLISLQKFESHGLQHYAGGRRT is encoded by the exons ATGACTACGTTCGTGGACTCGGCGGCGGTGGAACGGGAGATGGGGGACGGGTCCCGGTGCCTGGACCCGCAGCTGTGGCACGCCTGCGCCGGCGGCATGGTGCAGATGCCGCCGGTCGGCTCAAGGGTCTACTACTTCCCGCAGGGCCACGCAGAGCACGCGCAGGGGCAGGCCGGCACCGTCGACTTCCCCCCCGGGGGCCGGATCCCGGCGCTCGTCCTCTGCCGTGTCGCTGCCGTCATGTTCTTGGCCGATCCGGACACCGACGAGGTCTTCGCCAAGATCCGCCTCGTCCCCGCCCGGCCGCAGGACCCCGCCGACACCGACGACGCCGTTCCCGCCGCGCAGGAGGACAGACCCGCGTCCTTCGCCAAGACGCTCACGCAGGCCGACGCCAAGAACGGCGGCGGCTTCTCCGTGCCGCGCTACTGCGCCCAGACCATCTTCCCGCAGCTCGACTACTCCGCAGACCCGCCGGTCCAGACCGTGCTCGCCAAGGACGTGCACGGCGTGGTCTGGAAGTTCAGGCACATCTATCGGGGCTTGCCCCGCCGCCACCTCCTCACGACAGGTTGGAGCTCCTTCGTCAACCAGAAGAAGCTCGTCGCAGGGGACTCCATCGTGTTCATGAGGACCGAGAATGGGGATCTCTGCGTCGGCTTCCGCCGCGCCAAGAAAGGGGGGGTCGGTGgctcggagctactccgcccaccgTCGCCGGCGGCGGGCGTCAATTACGGAGGATTCTCCATGTTCTCGAGGGGAGAGGAGGACGGCATCAACAAGATATTAATGGAGGCGTGTGGGGAGATGAAGGTGAGGGTGCGGCCGGAGGAGGTCGCCGAGGCGGCCAATCTTGCCGCCAGCGGGCAGCCGTTCAATGTGCTCTACTACCCGAGGGCGAGCACGCCAGAATTCTGCGTGCAGGCGGCCGCGGTCAGGGCGGCGATGCGCACCCAATGGTGCCCCGGCATGAGGTGCAAGATGCGCTTCGAGATAGAGGACTCGTGGAGGATGAGCTGGTTCATGGGGACTGTGTCGGCCGTGCAGGTGGCCGACCCCATTAGATGGCCCAATTCACCTTGGAGACTTCTTCAG GTGACCTGGGATGAACCGGACCTGCTGCAGAATTTTAAGAGGGTGAGTCCATGGCTGGTTGAGTTAGTCTCGAACATTCCGGCCATTCACCTTGCTCCGTTCTTGCCTCCTCCGAAGAAGCTCTTCGTTCCGTTCTACCCTGACCTTCCGGGCGACAGCCAGTTTCCGGCCCATCCCAGCGAGTCTGGAGCGCTCGTGCAGGTGCAGCGGCTAACCGGCCGAGACTCTGCCTCCCTCCCTTCCAAGGCCCAGGTCCAGGAGGATCAGATGGATGAAGTCATGCAGGGGCAGTCGCTCATGCCGCCAGAGCTGCTGCCCTTGCCGTCCGCACCAATGTCCTGGCTGAGTCTGGAGCACGGTGTTACGCCTCCCTTGCCGGTGGATACCACAGCAAACGACAGATTCGAAGACGGCTTGAAGAAGAGGAGACCTGAAAAGTTCCGATCGCAGGGCGTGCAAACTCGTCAGATCGAGAAGAGACTTGAAAAGCTCCACACTGAGGCTCCGGTCTGCGCTATGGCTGACGCCATGTTCAGGCTGCCCGCAAAGCTCGACAGACTACTGGCCTGTCATGGCCGCACACTACCCCGGGGAGCGGAGGACGAGATACATCTCATCAAGCAAGACCTCGAGAAGATGATGGTGTTTATCCAGGAGCAAGATGACTCGGGAGCAGAGGACCGTTCTATGATGGTCAAATGCCTGACCAAAGAGGTGCGTGAGCTGTCCTACGACATGGAGGACAGTGTCGACCAGTATGTGCATGCCGCCAATTCCAGGAGAGGAATATTATCTCCTCGCCTTAAAAAGTACAAAATCACTCGCCGAAAGAGTAAGACCACGACGTGGTTCTCTGAGAAGCTCAAGTGGCGCCTATGGATGGCCAACAAGATCAGGGAGTTCAGCATGCGCTCCCAGGAGGCGCTTCAGCGGTACAGCTTGTTCAACCACCTTGGTGAAAATGGCGGCAATGCTGCCGCCATTAGTGGCACTGGCTGCAGCACTTGTTCTATATCTGATGCGTTGTTCGGCTCGTGGCGTTCCACGCCGTATGAGGAGCCTATCGGTATCGATGCCCCCATGGAGAAGCTTGAAGCGTGGCTGGGTAAGGATGGAGAGCAGAAGCTTAAGGTGGTGTCTCTGGTTGGACCTGGAGGGATTGGTAAGACCACACTTGCCAACGAGCTGTACATGAGAATCGGCGGGCAATTCGAGTGCCGGGCATTTGTGCGGACGTCCCGAAAGCCTGATGTCAGGAGGCTTCTCATCAGCATGCTCTCTCAGATTCGGCCACACCACACCCCTCACAATTGGAAATTGCATAGCCTCATTGCCGATATCAGGACACATCTCCAAGATAAGAG GTACTTGATCGTAATTGATGATGTATGGGCTTCACAAACATGGGATATCATTAATCGTGCTTTGCCAGCTGGTAATCTTTGCAGTGGAATACTAATAACGACAGAAGTCGATGATGTAGCTCTGAAATGTTGTGGTTTTGACTCTAAGTATGTTCTTACGATGAAACAACTTGGCCACGATGATTCAAGCAAATTATTTTTCCGCACAGTTTTTGGTCCACAATATGAGTGTCCTCCAGAGCTCAGTGAAGTTGGAGACAGCATTATCAGGAAATGTGCTGGTTTACCATTAGCAACGGTTACCATATCTAGTCTTTTAGTAAACCATATGGGGAAAACAGAGCAATGGCATTATGTAAATAAATCATTAGGTTATGGTTTGAAGACAAATCCTACTTCGGAGGGGATGAAACAAGTACTAAACCTTAGTTACAGTAATCTTCCTCAGCATTTGAAGCCATGTGTGATGTATCTCAGTATATATGAAGAGGACTACATTATTCAGAAGGATGATTTGGTAAAGCAATGGGTAGCTGAAGGTCTTATCCATGCAACAGAAGAGAAAGATAAGAAGGGAATTTCAAGGAGCTATTTTGATCAGCTTATCAGTAGCAGAATGATCCTACCTGTACACACAAATAACGACGACGGTGTCTTGTCCTGCACGGTGCATCGCATGGTACTTGATTTTGTTACACAGAAGTCCTTAGAAGAGAATTTTGTCACCACAGTAGATCATTGTCAGACAACTGCAAGTCTTGCCGATAAGGTTCGTCGACTGTCCCTTCACTTCGGTAATGCAGAAGCCACGCCACCAACAAATATGAGACTATCACATGTTCGCACTCTTGCATTTTTTGGGGCCTTCAAGTGTTTGCCTTCTATTGTGGAGTTTGGGCTTCTTCAAGTTCTGATCCTACATCTCTGGGGCGATGATGAAAGCATCAGTTTCGATCTCACTAGAATATCTGAGCTTTTTCGGTTGAGATATTTGCATGTCACATGTAATGCCACCTTACAAATACCACAAACCCAGATGCGAGGTCTACAATATTTGAAGACACTGAAAATAGATGCAAGAGTAAGTGCAGTTCCATCAGACATTGTTCATTTGCCGGACTTGTTGCACCTAAGTCTGCCTGTCGAGACAAATCTGCCCAATGGTATTGGGCGCATGACATCGCTTTGCACACTTGGATATTTTGATCTAAGTGTTAACTCAATTGATAATGTGCAGAGCCTCGGTGAGCTGACCAATCTTCAGGATCTTCGGCTGACCTGTTCTGCGGTTCCTTCTTCTTCATTAAAGAGTAAAATGAATAATATGGGCTCTATTCTCGCTAAACTCAGTAACCTCAGGTCTGTAATTCTGGAGCCTTCAAGTATTTTGGACAGTGGATCTTCCAGCATGAGCATTTCGTGTGATAGCTTGAGCAGCGTTCCCTCTCCCCCGGTGCTCCTTCAGAGATTCGAGTGGTTGCCGTGCAGTTGCACCTTCTCCAGCATCCCCAAGTGGTTTCAAAATCTCAGCAAGCTCAGCATTTTAAAGATTGGGGTTATGGAATTGGCGAGCAATGATGTTGATGTTCTCAGAGGATTTCCTCGACTAGCTGTTTTGTCGTTATATGTCAGAGCAAAGCCTGCAGAAAGAATTGTCTTCACTAAGACAGGATTCTCGGTTCTCAAGTGCTTCGAGTTCAGGTGTAGTGTACCTTGGCTGGAATTTGAGGTGGATGCAATGCCTAGTCTGTTGAAACTCAAGCTAGGTTTCGATGCCCAAGTAGATCAACACAGTACTATACCTGTCGGCATCCTGCACTTAACAGTCCTTAAGGAAATTTGTGTCAAAATTGGGGGTGCTGGTGCCAGTGACCTTGATAAAAGGGCTGCAGAATCAGCATGGATTGATGCTATTAAGATGCATCCGGCACGTCCCACCTTCAACATACAGTGTTTTGATAAGATGTTCAATGGTAAGGATGATAATAATAGCGAGGTGCGAAAGGAAGAAGTAGAGGAAGACTCAATTGAAAAACATGGAGTCCTCCAGATGGGCACCCGGGAAGATGCTCACAGCAG GACGAAAATAGATGTCCAGACTCCTGCCACCATGAGCGCATCTGCCATTGGGACCATGACTGCCATCGATGAATGTGTCACTTATTCTCAGTGGGCCAAATCTGCCATTTCATCTCCGCAATCCCGATGGAGTGGCTCACAGGAGCGAAGTCTCTGGGATGGTCTATTGCACTTGGAGAGTGGCCTACAACTTCTCAAAGATACTCTTCCTGCAATGTACCACATTATTGATGAAGCAGAGTGGAGAAGCCACGAACATCATGTGGCCAAGCTCCTTCCGAATCTCAAGGATGCAGTGTCTGAGGCCGAGGACTTTCTTGATGAGTTCAGTTGGTACAAGATGAAGATGCAAGCGGAGGGCAATGCAAGGCATTCTACTTTCATTGACTTCTTTCATAGTGTCATCCAAGGCAGCTTCATCAACCAAGTAAGTAATGTCCAATCGAGGTTGAATCATCTTTTAGGTCAACTGAAAATTATGAGGCTTCATGGTGTTACAAAACGCTTTGACAAATTAGTCAGGCCGGAGACCACCTCATTCCCAAATGAAGCAAAATTATTTGGTCGTGACAAGGAGCTGAAGCAGCTATTTGAATTTCTGAATGTGCCTGCAAATTCAAAACGCAGGAGGGCAACTACTTCAGTCAATGCATCAACAAGCGAATCAGCAAGCAATGTTGGTAATGAATCTGGAATATTGAGTCTTCCTGTTTTGCCAGTAGTAGGAATTGGCGGTGTTGGAAAGACTACTTTGGCCCAACATTTCTGTAGCCATCAACAAGTGAAGTCTTACTTTACGCTGATAGTTTGGATTTGTGTCTCAGATGACTTTGACTTGCTGAGGTTAACAAAAGAGGTCATACAATCATGTACCGGAAAGGAGCCAATATCTAATATTTTGGATTTTCTTCAGCGCGCTCTCTATGAGCATGTGAGAAATAAACGGTTATTGATAGTCCTTGATGACATGTGGGATGATGCCTTGAAGAAAAATGGGGAATGTTGGAAGAGATTTTGTGCACCGTTTATAACTGTCCAAGAGGGAAGTTTGGTCTTGGTCACCACTAGATGTCCAATAGTTGCCGAGGGGGTGCGCACAATGGAGCCCTTTATACTAGAAGGTCTAAAGGATGACACCTTATGGGATTTCTTCAAATTGTGCATGTTTAGATCTGAGAGTTCTAATGATCCTGAGTTAGAGAGCATTGGTAGAAGAATACTTCCTAAACTGAAGGGTTCTCCGTTGGCTGCCAAAACTCTAGGACGCGTGTTAAGCATGGACCTTCAAGCGTCGCATTGGAAATCTATACTTGCGAGTGAACTTTGGGAGCTGAAACAGGAGAAGACTGATATTTTGCCTGCCCTTCGGTTGAGCTACATGTATTTACCGTTTTATTTGAAGAAATGCTTCGCGTTCTGCGCTGTGTACCCCAAAGATTACAAATTTGAGAAGGCATGCTTAGCTGAAATTTGGGTAGCAGAAGGCTTAGTGGAACCTCAAGGTGATGTTCCAATTCAAGATGTTGGTTGCCAGTATTTTGAGGACCTTGTAGCACAGTCCTTCTTTCAAAAATTTAGTGGTGGATACATAATCCCTCACTTGCtgcatgacatggcaaaaaaaGTTTCAGAGCATGATTGCTTCATCTTAAGAAATAAGAGTGACTTTGATAAAGTACCCCAGAATGTTCGTCATCTGTACGTACTCCCTAGCGGTGACTTTGATGAATTCAACTTGGTGAGACTATGCAACTACACGAAGCTGCGTACCCTTATTTGCAAGAAGAATTTAAAGGAAAAAACAAGTTTTGTAATGGACCACTGGTGTACTAAACTTCTGCGAATGCGTGTGGTTTCTTGTGCCTTTACAAATGAGTTACCAGATAGTATTGGCAACTGGAAGCATCTTAGGTATCTTGAAATATCCGGAGCTTGTCCTTTGAAGAGGATTCCTCCAACTTTATGTTGGCTATATAATCTGCAGATTTTATATGCCAACAAATGCAAGCTAGAAAGCTTGCCCAGTGACTTTGGTAAGTTGATCAGCTTACAAAAATTTGAATCACATGGATTACAACATTATGCGGGGGGTCGCAGGACTTGA